CTTGAGTAGACTGTTTTGAACGATTTAAGGGAAGCTCCTGGGTCGGGCGTTCAGACTCTTGCCTGGCTGGTACGGTATCAACTTCTTTCGTCGGTTCATCTGGGAAAAAGGACGTGGAAACCGCCATTGTCAATAGAGCAACCACGGTTACCCCGAGAACCTTTAACATTCTCTTGTTTAATACCGTAAGTGCTGGAGAATCCCTCTCTTCTTTCTTCCGGAGCCTGTATGCTTTAGCTGCATATACAATTATTGTAGGAACACATACCAACAATGCCAAAAACCCGATAAGGAAGAACAATATGGACATGCCAGTAACCTCCTTCCTCTTGTTGGCAGTTCCCTGCTGCCTTATTGCCAGTTATCGGTGTAGCTTAGCCTTTTTTTTCTTCCGTCATTTCAGGGCTAGACATTCACTGACTTATATCGCATCATCATTTCCACAGGTACCCCTACTCTGACCGCGAACTGCTCCAGGGTTTCACCGGCCTCAGGCTCTTGACCAGTGAGCAGTTCTACCGCGAAGCGGTTAGCTTCATATTCGACTTTGGACCCCATAAGAGTGTGTTCGGAGACAAAAAAATATCCAGCACCACGGGGTGATAGTTTGCGATGCCCTAGCTCATGGGCCAGAATAAACCTTTTATGCCAGTCCGGGAAATTGGAGTTGATCATAATGGTTGATTGGCCAGCAAGTTCCATTGTTAGACCGCCAATATCATGGAATGGGACTTCATCAACCAGAATGTGCATAGCCTGCGCAAGACGATAGGGATCGCTTGTCCCATATTCATTGATCAGTTCTGTGACTGTCTGTTTGATGTAGTCCATGGAGGTCACTCCTTCCTCAAAGCCATTCTATGATCTCCATGTCCACATTTATCCCAAATTCAGGCTATGAATTACTTTTTTCTTTCTCTTTTCCCTCTTTCTTCCCCTCTTTCCTCTTTTCTCTATCCCTTCTTTCAAGCTCCCATCTGACCCTAATGTAGGTCAGTATTTCGTTTTTGTCATGCTCGGAAAGGGGCTTACCCTCAAAGTAAATGTTATTGATTTTCAAGAATTCTTCTAATTCCACATCGGTGGGCGGCGTATCGCGATACCACCAAGATGGCGTAGAGTCACGACCGAAAAGGTAGTCAACGCTCACATGGAAGAATTCGGCCAGTTGGTTGATCATGTCGATGTCGGGCTCTCTTTGACCGAGTTCGTACAAGGCTATGGTACTGGGCGACACGCTGAGTTTAGCAGCCAAATCCCGCTGCGTCAGGCCGTGACTATTTCTAAGTTCTCTTAATCTGATGCCAATCTGATTCATTTTATCTATCTCCCGGAGTCATTTTATCACTTACTCAGCGTAAGCAAAAGAGTCTTTTGCAAAACGTAAAAATTTTTGGCGAAAGGTATTGACTTCTTTGCGATTCGTAATTATAATATAACCAAGCGGATGTTACGAAATGTAATCAAAAGGTGGTGAAACAATGAAATATACACTCGCAGAACTCCGGCACAAACGAGGAATAACCCAACGAGTAGTAGCGACGGACCTACAACTAGCCCCATCCACAATTGCCTTGTACGAACTAGGCCTGCGGACCCCAAGTTTGCGAACCGCAAGGCGTATAGCTCAGTATTATGGAGTGCTGACCGACGACATTATCTTTGGCCCTCGTGTTTACGAATCGCAAGCAGACCCTCTGGATGCAACTGGCACAGATTGAACATAGCATCAGCTTGACCGACAATACACAGCTTCAAGGTGCGGAAAGGAGGTGCAAATGTGTACCGCGTAGCGCGGAAAGAGATCCGGATGAGCAGGGAGGAGGCGGCTGCAGCACTCCATATCGGCATCAAAACACTCGCCAACTATGAAGACGGCAGGAGTATCCCGCCTCCTGAGGTAGTGCTGGAAATGTCCAGGCTATATAATAAGCCCTTGCTCCCGCATAAATACTGCCGCACATATTGCGCCATCGGGCAGACATACAATTACGCCATTCTAGACAATGTCAACCTGGACATCGCCAATGTCCTTCTCAAGCTGGTATGTGAGCTTGAAGAATGCCGGGCGGTCCAGGACAAGTTACTGTCTCTAGCCGTCAATAAGAAGGCTCGGCAGGACTTCACTGATACCGAGTGGCGCGAGTTTATCAGGTACCTTCAGGAGTACTTGGATATCGAGCATACCATCGAAATGCTGCGGTTCGCTATCGCGGGCTGGTGCAACAGCGAAGAACTGATCGCGACGCATAATCGCAAATGCCGCGAACGCGGGTATGTCATCGGAAAGGGTGCGTAGGCATGGACCTTGGGACGCTTAGAGTCAAAGAGGTTGCGGAGCTCCTCCAGGTGACGCCCTGGCAAGTATATGAAATGGTTAAGCAAGGCCGCATTCCAGCGGTGCATGTAGGGCGGGCGGTACGCATCCCTCGCAAACAGTTCGCCGAGTGGGTCGCAAAGGGGGGCGATAGAGGTGAACACTACGTCATACGGTGCCAGCAAGTCAAAGTTAGACGAGTTTTACAAGGCATGTAAGAAGTTCGAGCGTGGCGAGTCTAAGGTGATCGAGTTCGCAGGTAAGGTCAAAGATCTGAAGTACGCGCTTACAACGTATGTAAAGCCGGACAGGCCGGGTGCAGCGTAAAAAGGGGTCGGGTATGTGGAACAAGCTATGGGATGACGTCCTCAATAGGTCACTAAGGGAAGAATTCTTCTTTGATGCCATCGACTACTGGGGGAATCGACTCTTGGACGAACTAGAACGTATCCCGGCAGGCACCGAGATAAAGGCGGAAGTGGACTGTTTAGGATGGATTCGCTTACGTCGGGCGTGGATTGTGACATTGAAGTGGCACGAGATAGATCACTGGATAATGAGACATTTCCCGCGGGCGAAGGAACTGCCTTGCAGGTGGCGGTTCACAGAAATACTCAAAGCCGCGCACCGTCAGAATCTAATGACGATGGAGGGATGAAAGTGCAAAATGAATGGGCGTCTTTGGCAAGGTGGGCACTACGATGGCTCATAGGAATCAAGTTATTCGACGTGATTGTGGCTACTGTGTGCATGGTTTACCTGTTTGCTTTAGGCAGGTGTCTCTTGAACGAAATCGGCATCGTGTTTCGGCTCTGGTAGTAGAAGGGATCGAGGTGAAGGCCCTCGATCCCTGGAAGCAGTATCAATTCTACCTCCAGCATACCACGTCGTGCTGCGAGGGTCAATAGGGAGGTGAATGACGTGGCGCACGAAGTAGAGAGCATGTTTTACGTCCGCGAAGTACCCTGGCACGGGTTGGGGACGCGGGTAGAGGAAGCCCCGGACAGCGAGGTCGCCTTGATACGGGCCGGATTGCTGTGGGCCGTGGAGAGCAAGCCCATCTTTTTGCCTGACGGCAGGCAGGTGCATGGTTACAAGGCAAATATCCGCTCCACGGACGGGGCCGTCCTCGGAGTCGTATCAGACAGTTATCAAATCATTCAGAACAGGGAGGCATTCGCGTTCACGGATGCCTTGCTTGGCGAGGGGGTCCGGTATGAGACCGCAGGTTCGCTCCGGGGCGGCAAGCGGGTGTGGCTCCTGGCGAGGCTTCCAGAGCGATACAAAATCCTGGGAGACGAGTTCGAGCCTTACCTGTGCTTCACCAACGGGCATGATGGGTTCTGGGCGCT
The nucleotide sequence above comes from Bacillota bacterium. Encoded proteins:
- a CDS encoding ImmA/IrrE family metallo-endopeptidase; the protein is MDYIKQTVTELINEYGTSDPYRLAQAMHILVDEVPFHDIGGLTMELAGQSTIMINSNFPDWHKRFILAHELGHRKLSPRGAGYFFVSEHTLMGSKVEYEANRFAVELLTGQEPEAGETLEQFAVRVGVPVEMMMRYKSVNV
- a CDS encoding helix-turn-helix domain-containing protein, giving the protein MNQIGIRLRELRNSHGLTQRDLAAKLSVSPSTIALYELGQREPDIDMINQLAEFFHVSVDYLFGRDSTPSWWYRDTPPTDVELEEFLKINNIYFEGKPLSEHDKNEILTYIRVRWELERRDREKRKEGKKEGKEKEKSNS
- a CDS encoding helix-turn-helix transcriptional regulator, which produces MKYTLAELRHKRGITQRVVATDLQLAPSTIALYELGLRTPSLRTARRIAQYYGVLTDDIIFGPRVYESQADPLDATGTD
- a CDS encoding helix-turn-helix transcriptional regulator gives rise to the protein MYRVARKEIRMSREEAAAALHIGIKTLANYEDGRSIPPPEVVLEMSRLYNKPLLPHKYCRTYCAIGQTYNYAILDNVNLDIANVLLKLVCELEECRAVQDKLLSLAVNKKARQDFTDTEWREFIRYLQEYLDIEHTIEMLRFAIAGWCNSEELIATHNRKCRERGYVIGKGA
- a CDS encoding helix-turn-helix domain-containing protein yields the protein MDLGTLRVKEVAELLQVTPWQVYEMVKQGRIPAVHVGRAVRIPRKQFAEWVAKGGDRGEHYVIRCQQVKVRRVLQGM